In the Perca flavescens isolate YP-PL-M2 chromosome 10, PFLA_1.0, whole genome shotgun sequence genome, AAGATTAAAGTTACTGGACAGGTCTCAACTGAAGCCACAATAGCTCCATAGTACCAGTAGCCATCACTCTGCATCTGTCTCCTTTTGTCCCCTCTGGAAGGTCAATGTGCTTTAAATAGTGAATCCATGTCTAAAATAGATCTCTGGGCTGGCTGGGCTCAGTAATGAGACCCGAGCATTGTGTGTGATTTGACAGTGTTGGACTGGGCGGGGTTTTCTTGCTTTAGTTTCCATTAAATGCTACAAGAAAGGTGAGTGTAGGCAGAGTGGGGCGTGTGATGGCTCAGTCCTCAGTCCAGTCTTTATCCCTGGAGCACAGCTGCAGATAGAAACTCCTCtcccatctatctatccacacacacccacacacacacaccagttgcACATACCACGCTCCAGGAGGCTCATCTCTTTCACACGGCTGTTTACTGCGTCCCACTTAAATAGCTACAGTCCCCTTTCATAAATATTTTCCTTGTCCCTATGGTTACTAGGACAAAAATGTCATACCACCCATTGTTTCCTCCTTACCGGATTAAAACGATATATGAATCACTTTTGCTAAAGTTCACACACTGCTCAGCTGCTCACCGTGACATCCTGTGTGAGAGAGACGTGATGTAGATAAAGCATCCACACTCCACCCACATGCACAGTTGTTCCAGGAAACTACTCCGTCCTCGTCGCCTGTGATGGGAACGCAGGAATGTTGATGATTGAAGAAGCAACTTGGTATTTACACTAACAGCCAATAAAATGACCTGGCcaaaatgcaggaaaaaaaagagaaaaagtgtGGGCTGGACCCATGGGAAGGAGGTCTTCAATGTGGGGAATGAGCCCTATGGTCTAATAATATGACCTAAGCTTTCCAGGGAGAGCTTGATAAAACGTCTGCAGGCCAGAAGGCAAGCAGACAACAAGCAGACATCTGTGGGCTGCTTTTTCACCTCACTCACACTTCTCTCATTAGTTTGGTATGCTGCTGTTAGAGCTGCATCTCACTGTGTCTTACTAATGTTAAAGGGAAAACATGTAAAATATACTAATATactatttttttgcattttaaggtACAGAGGTCCGATTTACAGTATCTGCCTTGGGCATCATTGTGCTATTCACCAAACTCCAGTCATTAAATGCTAGTTTTTGTTTctaatttcttttatttgtttttgtctccgAGCTGTAAAGCACTTAAAATCAAGTCTATGATGCTATAAGTgtgatataaataaatgtattcattgACTTGCATTGTTCAAAGATTCATGAGTATGTTAGAAAAGGCAACACTGTCCCCAGCAGGTGTCTCAGGGAAACATCATGTAGGGAGGATAGGAAGTCTGACGGTCTCTCGTGTTTCTGCAGGTGCCAGGAGTTATCTCAGCTCCACCATGACTGATCGCTTCGACTGCTACTACTGCCGGGACAACCTGCACGGGAAGAAATATGTGAAGAAGGACGAAAAGCATGTGTGCACCAAGTGCTTCGACAAGCTCTGTGCCAACACCTGCGCAGAGTGCAAACGCCCCATCGGTGCTGATGccaaggtgaaaaaaaacacaatgtgtctgactgaaagaaaaagaatgaatgagTAACGAAGAGAGTGACCAACATTTTTCATAATtaagaataaacaaaaaaatagtgataaacagaaatgttaacttaaatgtgtttgtttatcatgctttatattgtattataattaaataaaaatatataaaaaataataaaataaataatttccttGGTGTCCAAACTGTATTTGTACAGTATGCCATATTCATATAATAAGTCACTTTTTGGTTGATGGTTTTTGTGAAAATACCCAAAgatgcatacagtatgttctgAAGATAGCAGGTACAGCAAATGTACTTTTTGAGTTTTATAAGGTGAATTTCATTAATCCATAAAGGAACACTTAACAACACTTATACTTCAGTTTATATTAAAATTTCTAAATCAAATTTGTGGTTTACATTTGATAGCATcgtcatgtaaaaaaaacaactaacctaaaaaaattaataaaaaattatcCTGAACTTTTGTCAGTAATCATGATATGTGGAGCttcatatttattatttgtcTCTATGGATTTCTACAGATTCCAAGGAGAACATTAGAATAAATACTGATGTCACGTTAAACTCACATGCATCTATCAGTGTGTTTGTGACACAGAGAGAACAAAACTCTTTTGACTTTGGCCAAAAACAAGTCAGTAGATGTAAGGTCTGCTCATAGGCCTTTTCctcagcagacatgttgacttgtgtGTAATTACACTAacaatggctctgttctattcaagttaccctttaagccatgacagtgtgacagtgagccagcagaGAATGAATAGAATTCAGCCATCTTTGGTGATCATTGATCACATGTGCTTTTACTTACCATGACTTACCTTGAATTTTAAGATATCTACTATGGATGTTATTGGATTAATACAAACACAGATAATAAGTGAGGATGTATCTATCTGTTCACAGAGCTCTCAGTCTTAAACTGTTATACAACTTGTCTGTCATCCGGCTGCTTCTAAAATACTCTCACCACTCTGTCACAGGCAGTTGAACGTGTGAAAAAGATGTTTCATTACTACTAATGAGGCTTAAATACTTTACATCACATTTCCACCACCTAAGTCCCCTAACTCCTTCATGGCTCACCACGTCccagctcacttcatctccACTCTAATGGCTGCCACATGGGCTTGTTCTGTATTCTGGCCCTGAGCCCTGACTAACTAGTGAGGGCACCTCTGCTCACCTCGAGTCTCCTCTCTGGGTTTCAGGAGCTGCACCATAAGAACCGCTACTGGCATGAGGACTGTTTCCGCTGTGCCAAGTGCTACAAGCCGCTGGCCAGCGAGCCATTCAGCGCCCGGGACGATGGCAAGATAATGTGTGGCAAGTGTGGATCCCGGGAGGATGGCAACCGGTGCCAGGGCTGCTACAAGGTGGTCATGCCAGGTGGGTTTGATATTATTCAGGGCTTCTTAACATTCAACATTCAGTTTAGGTTGACTAAATCTCTGAAATTGTTTCTTACTGATTCAATCTGCATTTATATTGCTATTTACTGACCTCTATTTCAACCTCTCTTTGGTGATCCCAAAGTTTCCAAAGATACCAGATATATTACATTTGGAGAAATGTGTAAAAATCATGCACAAAACATCTAGAATATTTGTGGGAAAGGTGCAACCACAAAAACCTGGATACTTCACTCAGCATCAGCATCATAAAGCTTCTCATACGTGTTACAAGCTGAtgaaagttattgttattgtaaaaGTTATTGTCATACAGTGTggaaaaaatgatttaaaaaacataacacTTACTTTTATGTTTTAGGATCCCAAAACGTGGAGTACAAGAACAAGGTGTGGCACGAGGAATGCTTCACCTGCTTTGAATGCAAGCAGCCGATCCGCACACAGAGCTTCCTGACCAAGGGTGATGACATCTACTGTTCTCCCTGCCATGACAAGAAGTTTGCCAAGAAGTGCTTCCACTGCAAGCAGGTACAAGCACAGTTTATGGTGTCCtgtcctttcaaaataaaactgtggTGCAGACAGTTCACTTTCAGCAGAATGAATGCTATTCCAGCCTTGCAGTGTTTGAGATTATGATCTGAGTGTTTCTCTGTCCCTCAAAAAGCCCATCTCTTCTGGAGGGATCAGCTACCAGGACCAGCCCTGGCACTCCGAGTGTTTCGTGTGCCACACCTGCCGTAAGACCCTGGCAGGAGCTCGCTTCACTTCACACGAGAACAAAGTTTACTGCGTGGACTGCTTCAAGACCGATGTGGCCAAGAAGTGCCATGGATGCAAGAACCCAATCACAGGTCAGGGCAGTGTTTTTGTCAGTATGATTGCCTTGAATGTATACAGAATGGTGGGATTAATGAAAAAATGATTTTGTATTTTCTATTCTATCCTGCACAATTAAAAAGCTTGTGCTGCTGACTGACATTTGTCCTTCTGTCTCCGCAGGGTTCGGCCATGGCACCAATGTGGTGAACTATGAGGGATACTCCTGGCATGAGTATTGCTTCAACTGTAAGAAGTGCTGCCTCTCGCTGGCCAACAAGCGCTTTGTCATCAATGGAGATCACATCCACTGCCCCGACTGTGCTAAGAAGTTGTGAACTGCACAATCAGCTGTGCAGAAGAATACCTGTTTAAAGTGAAATTGCACCAACACTGACTTTTAGACTGTTAATTTGcaaaagaacttttttttttgaattagCATAAAAATGTCAATTTCGGTGAAACTTCTCTTTATAAGGCTGACAGACTATAGAAGCTATTTCAACTAAAGATGCACTAGCTTAACTCATATCTACATATACATTATTGCTACTTGTTTCAGTGTTGGATACTAACATGGCAACAGACTTTTTGTGGGATTGTGATGTGCACTATTAGCCTAATCTAATCCAGATTTGGTGCGGTTTTAGGAGACAAAAGCCTTTTTAATGCCTTACTGGAATATTTCAGAGAATACGCTTTTACTTGCATACTGCTGCTTATACATACCAGATTTAATTAATCATCAGTTACATTCACGTTGGAATGGATTATCAgaattttcaaaaatgtttagaGTGACTTTAAAAGTAGGTCTTTGAGATTGATGCTGAAATATAAACTGCTCGTGTAATCAAGACTTTGAGTGAAGTCAAATGTAAAACAAGAATAAAAGGAAGAAGTGATGTCAAGTCTCTTATTTCTCTACAGCGAGAAATTAAAAACATGGCAAAGGAGTATTTTTGCAAGACTTTATTTGTTTCAACAGTTTGTATCATCTCAGTACACTTTAgatatatttacagtacaaaTCTTACTTGTGGACAGGGCGTTGTTAGGTTTGTAAATCTTCCAGAGAAATATTCATATTCACAAAGTCGCACTGGTCAGGTAGACTGATTGTCGAGGCCGAGGTAAGGACAAGCTTTCTTAGTTAACTGtgatacaataaaaatactaaATCTCAATCTAAGGCACCGTTCTATCCTATTGTTATAGACAATGTTGAGGACTAAGAGCAGTCAGCTCTGTACTCGAGCCCTCAAAGATGCAGCAGGACCTTGAATAGATACAGTATCTGTTCAAGCAGCAGCTACAACAGCAGCCCCTCAACAGGTGCTACTCGTGAGTGGAAGGAGGAGTAGGAAAGGTTTGGGTATAAGCAAGTTTTGGGTCATGAATGAGACAAATTACTTTTTCTGTTTGTCCAGAATATCACACAACTCTTCTACGAGTCTGTACAGTAAAGCTACTCCTCGGTAACCATTCTTTAAACATAGAGTAATTTGTGACAAGTGCAAAGAGTCTCATGTTTTCTAACTGAGTAATAGATGAAAGTCAAAAAGCGGGCAGCTCTGAGAGACATGGTAAATAAGGGTGGACGGTTTATGCAGTCTGTTACATTCTTTGAGCTTATTAATCAAAGCTAAGATCTAAAGCCCCTAGTCTTTATGTACAAAAGATATTTTAGTTAACCAGCAGAGAACAAGGCAAAAATCAAGGTCCACAAACCTTGTGCTCGGACTATTCAAGCACAGGGAATTTCAAGATTTGAATACAGTTCATGAAATATccagaagagacagaaaaaaagtctgACTCGTGTCATATTTTGTTTGGTGGATGTGCCCTGCCTCATACTACAAAGTAGAATAGTTAAGACCCGACATCCTTTGACAtattataaaacatattttgatgACATTAAAAGCATCATAAAGAGGCACAGCCTTTACTCTGATCATGGGTCAGACATGTTGCCGAGGGCTGTAACAACTCACCATCAAAATGTCAACTTGTTTAGTCTCTGTGAGGCAATCTTCAGAATCAGGGCTTGGGGATATGGTGCTAAAGCCTTCTCAAACACACCGGATCTTGAGAAACATATAGTGGGTCACCACTTGGCCCCTAGTTTTTTTGCTTCCTCATGTGGAAGAGGGCTGTATGTAAATTTTTCCAGGCTGCCCAAATGTAACCTGACTACACCGTCACAGGCCACAAGTTGAACAGAAACCTAATGTATTATAGCACAGCCACATAGAGACTTCAATTATCCACATCCTGACGCCACTCCTAAACATGGCTTAATTTGCCTAATACTgattatatacacacaacacaataaCACTTAAATATATgtagaaatgtattttcatataTAAAGAAACAGCCAAATTGTATATTATACAAAATAATTGAAATGCATTTTGTCGGATGTAGCAGCTAGTGTGTTGGGTATTTTTTGACGGTTAATGGTTAATAAATGTAATTGATGTAAGGGCTGCACAGACAGAGGGATGGATAGAAACGTTTGTGTGGCTGTGTTGGTAAAGCTAGAGTTAAAACCAGACAACTGTAAACCGGATTTTTAGTTTCAGCCGAACATTCAAGGTCAATTCAGTAACAAACACATACCGCCTTAAGAAGCTCAGAAGCAGCTTTGAATTAAACTAACGGACTTCACCAGTTAAGATAGTATGTTGCAGTTATGGTTATTCAACAGTTGTGTGGCGCAGATGCAGTTGGTGGAGGGGAGACTAAAACTGAATGCAACTCAGATTCTGACGTAAATTACAATGATGTTAGTAAACATAAATTctatatacatatgtaaaaaTTAAGAAAACCTAAGTGAGCCCTAAATGAACAAACTGCAGAAACTTCACTGAACATGTCAATTCACTACAGTGTTGTGAATTCATCTCAACACTATACAGCTTTAAATGTAACAGTTGGAGTTGTGCTCCTGACGCCCTCTACAGGCCAGAGAAGGAAACACACGGTGAGAGAAGCTGGGAGACAGGGAGGACAGAGCTCTATGAAGTGAAGTAAAGTGTGAATACAGGATCCAGTCCCATGTGTAAGCACATGACGGACTAAACTGTGCATGTATTAGCTTCAACACAAGCCATTTATAATATTCACGCttaaaaatttgaagttggggaAAAATGGTAAGGCCATATTGCTGGATGCTGCAAAAGGCAGCCGGTCAAGTCAATTTAGATGAATCACATGCAAAACTTGGGGTGCTATCCCCCACCAAACCCCGGCAGAACAGAATGTATTAACGCTCCTTCCTTTAACTCACAATATTCAATTCACACCGCTTAATGTGCATGTGTTCTGGAATATTCtcataaaagagaaaacaaaagactaaacatataataacattaattacaataacaaaaaagccaaaattaataaattacaacAAATGCACCCCTGACAAAGACACAACTCTTAAAAAACATCATCAAATTTGGACACAACatagacaaaaacaaatctggAGAACTAAAcacaagaggaagaggaaagagaCCTGAAGCGAGCACGTTGAAGGAATATATGGACTTTCCCTGAAgcatatttttaatatatataattgttttaATAGATTTGTTTCCTCATAATGTGGGGTGCAAATGTAGCACTTGGGGTGGTCTTTCCGCTTCACCTTGTGCTCCTCCCtctggaagaggaagaggagaaaaaggagGAAGCTGTTTGGAACTGGTAGAGGACTTTCTTTTAAGGAGCTCAGCTGGACAGGAACTTTACAAGTGCAACAGTAAGAGGCTTCTCAGCGACGGCTGCAGCATCAAATCTCTACAGAGACACAGGAGGAAAGAATTATGGTCTATCTTTAAGAAGACAGTCACAAATGTCTAATAGGTGAATACGTGTACATGATTCCTCACCTGACAGAGCTTCTATGGGCTGATTAGGGGAAAGCAGGGTGTTGACGGGGGTTCCCTTGTCCTCGAAGGCTACCCTGGTCCCATCTGAGCTCCCGTCACAGTTGATCAAGACCTGGTTACAGTCCTCTGCCTCGATGAGGGGCCGAGTCTTGGAGTGGACGTTGAGGTCAATGAGTTCCTCAAAGCTCCACTGGTTGGATTTACCGTTGAGACCTGAGACCAACCCCACCTTGGCGGAGTCCTGCTCATTCAGGAACTCCGAGCCCTCGACGAGGCGGCCCTTAGGGACTGGACtggagagggtgggggtgggggggggtagGGAGACGGTTAGGAAAGTGATTTAGCAGTCAGCAGTTAACAATTACAATATTGTCCACACCACTGAGCAGTTTCTTTGAGTGTCTCTTTAGCTTGTCTCTAATCGTACCTTACTGCCTGAGTCTCATCTGTGCTCATGCCATTGTTATTCTCCTTGTCGTCAGTCTCTGGTTTTCCGTTCACGCTGCCCAGGGGCTCCTCTCGTTGTGTCACTGGCTCACCAAAGGACAGACTACTCTCATCTTTGTCATCCTCCATGCCGAGGTCATCGGTCTGGCCTACCACGTCAATGGAGTCACAAGTCACGTTGAAAATTATGTCAATTCACACAAACCAGCCATTTGGGTAGAGTATacacaaacaaccacaaagagggAAAGACACCTTTGCTTCACAAAATACCACATTCAAAAATGCAGTGATGCATACATCTTCGTGGACTCTGATATCCTGAACCTGCCATCAGTGGGACAGCTCTGGGATGAGAACACTTACTCTGGGTTTCATAGTCCTCTCCCTCGTCTCCCTCGTCTCCCTCGTCATCCTCCTGTTTATCGCCATCTCTCTACGCAGGAGACCCAAACAGCGTGTTAACATACACTCAGTGTAGATGTGTTCTACGCAGGCTGAATGAATGCGAGCTCACCTTCAAGTCATTTTGCTCCCCTTTTCTTGTTCTCTTCATTATCTCTTCAATTCTCTAAAATGGAAAAAGAGCATATCTTTGTAAATAATGTTGTCTCATCGATATCTACACAATGAGGCTACACTAAGAAAAATCCCTTGAAATATTTTGATATAGGTCTGGATGATTAATTAAGCAACATAAAGAGAAGATTCTCCATCAGTCTATCCATACCTTCTTCCTCTCCATTCGTTCTTGCTGGTTCTGCTGCATGATGCGCTCTCTCTCCAGGCGgactctctctgcctcctccagGGCCTTGGCCTCAGCTTCCTCCCGTTCCTTCTGGAGCTCGGCCTGTCTCACTGCCTCCTCTTCTGCCATTCTCACCCGCTCCTCCTCTGCTAGGCGAGCATCTTCCTCGTCTTTaattttcctctcctctgcaagtttcttctcctcctctagGCGCTTCAGTCGAGCCTCCTCCGCTAAACGCATCTCTTCTTCCTTTCTCAGCCTGGGAGAGTAAAGAAACAGCTTGAAAGCATGCTCACAAATAAATGCAGGTCATTTCTAAAAGTGGACATGTCAAAAAGCGGGGTCAGTATCACCAGCACAGGATACTTTTAGCCTAGACGTCTAGCTAAAAATGCTGCTCGTACGAATACCCATAACAAAATAACCAGCAGTGTTTTACTGGTTGAAACTAGTTGACTTTCTCATTTTACTTGTGTATGTACTTACTGTACACAAACGTTTCAAACAACTACAATTCCCTTAAGAGCAATTTTACTGTAATTACTAGTGTTGTCGATGGTACTTTGTTCTGATCATATCTGATGCATCACTGTCATACGCAAAATGATGACAAAATTGTAATAGAACAATTCTtacttctcctcttcctccctctgtatCCTGagctgctcctctctctctttctgctctcGCATCAGTCTGCGGTTCTCCGCCAGGATCTTGGCTGCCTCAGCGGCCGAGTTGGTGCCCGTCGAGGCTTTAGAGTCTGACAGATGGAAAGACAAATATAGAAAATACGTTTAGCACATAATGTCACCCTGCCCCCCCATTTCGCAACGTAGTGCCAACTTAACGCTGCGGATCCACTTTTGCGTCACGACTGAAGCGTGGTGTTGCGATGCCTCCCTTCATTTGTATGTTGTAGGACGTCTAGAACAAAGGACCCGCGAGAGACTTCCCCCAGTCTCCTCTGTGCTCTACTTCTATTGGATAGTCTCGTCGCGTTAAACGGAGTAACATGCATAAAGATGGGCATCGGCAAATGCAGCGCTGCCTTCCCGGGATGCTCTGCGGGCGCGTTCaagtcgcttgacgtcacccataggaataaaGTGGAGCGCGGCGCGACAGAAATGTCGCAGGGCCAGGTGGATCTGCCCGGTAAGGGCCACATCATCTGGCCCTCCAATGACTGATGActgggagaggagagacagccTGACTGTTGGAGGAGATTAGCggtgacagagaaagacaggagCAGTATAGAGAAACAAGCCGCCTGATACAGTTGTGTGACTTTCACATGATCTTCTCTGTGCTCTTTGAAAGAACTCCGTGGGAATAcagtcacatacagtacacggGGTTGAGAAATATGATAATACATACCATGAGATGAAATCAATTTGTCTATCGTCAGAGATTTTGCTATTTCATTTATAATAGTATTTAGGCCTATTTATGCCTTTAATTACTCCAAGTGTATTAGTCTCTAGTAGACAATGTTGCA is a window encoding:
- the fhl1a gene encoding four and a half LIM domains protein 1a isoform X1, whose translation is MTFRHSGARSYLSSTMTDRFDCYYCRDNLHGKKYVKKDEKHVCTKCFDKLCANTCAECKRPIGADAKELHHKNRYWHEDCFRCAKCYKPLASEPFSARDDGKIMCGKCGSREDGNRCQGCYKVVMPGSQNVEYKNKVWHEECFTCFECKQPIRTQSFLTKGDDIYCSPCHDKKFAKKCFHCKQPISSGGISYQDQPWHSECFVCHTCRKTLAGARFTSHENKVYCVDCFKTDVAKKCHGCKNPITGFGHGTNVVNYEGYSWHEYCFNCKKCCLSLANKRFVINGDHIHCPDCAKKL
- the fhl1a gene encoding four and a half LIM domains protein 1a isoform X2; protein product: MTDRFDCYYCRDNLHGKKYVKKDEKHVCTKCFDKLCANTCAECKRPIGADAKELHHKNRYWHEDCFRCAKCYKPLASEPFSARDDGKIMCGKCGSREDGNRCQGCYKVVMPGSQNVEYKNKVWHEECFTCFECKQPIRTQSFLTKGDDIYCSPCHDKKFAKKCFHCKQPISSGGISYQDQPWHSECFVCHTCRKTLAGARFTSHENKVYCVDCFKTDVAKKCHGCKNPITGFGHGTNVVNYEGYSWHEYCFNCKKCCLSLANKRFVINGDHIHCPDCAKKL